Within Streptomyces antibioticus, the genomic segment CCAAGAGAGACGTCCCGGCCTCCCCGGGAAGAGCCCTGGGAGAACGGCTGGGCCCCGGACACCTCCCGGGCCCCCGGAACCCGTCGGCTCTGGCTCGCCGGCGCCCTCGCCGTGGCCACGGTCGCGGCGTGCGTGACCGCGATCGCCCTGAACGACGAACCGGCCGGCGAGGCGACCGACGCCCGTGGGGGCAAGGCGCTCTCGGACGACGAGACGGGCGGGCTGATCTCCTTCGCCACGCCCTCCGCCGACGCGAGCCCCTCCGACGGCGACGGGAAGGGCCCGAAGCCCTCAGAAACCGCTTCCCCGTCCGCCGGGGGCCATAGCGCCTCACCGCGGCCGCAGGGCAGCCCCTCCGCCCGCGCCTCGGCCTCGGCCCCGTCCCCGGCCGGGAAGCCGTCGGCCTCCGTGCCCGCGAGCGCGGACCGCTCGGTCAGTTCGGTCAACTACCCCGACCGGTACTGGCACATCGGCGACGGCCTGGTGCGGCTCGACCCGGTGCGGGGCTCGGAGTCCCGTCAGGACTCCACCTTCACCGTGGTCAAGGGGCTGGCGGACAGCGCCTGTTACTCCTTCGCGACGGCCGACGGGACCTATCTGCGCCACCGCGACTTCGTGCTGCGCTCCGAACGCAGCGACGGCTCCTCGCTGTTCCGGCAGGACGCCACCTTCTGCGCCCGCTCCTCCCCCTACTCCGGCGCGGTCATGCTGGAGTCGGTGAACTACCCGGGCCGCTATCTGCGCCACCAGAACTTCCGGATCCGGCTGGACCCGTACCAGGACAGCGATCTCTTCCGGATGGACGCGTCGTTCTTCCTGGTGGCCGGGCTGGACTGAACACCCCCCGAGAACACCGCAGAACACCGCAGAACACCCGGGAACACCGAAGAGCGGCGGCACCTTCCCTGAGGTGCCGCCGCTCTCCACAAAGACGCTCAGACGTTGAAGCCCAGCGCGCGGAGCTGCTCCCGCCCGTCGTCCGTGATCTTGTCGGGGCCCCACGGCGGCATCCAGACCCAGTTGATGCGCAGTTCGTTGACGAGGCCGTCCGTGGCGGACTTGGCCTGGTCCTCGATGACGTCCGTCAGCGGGCAGGCCGCCGACGTCAG encodes:
- a CDS encoding metal-sulfur cluster assembly factor, giving the protein MSDTVEMKPASEEELREALMDVVDPELGIDVVNLGLIYGIHVDDANIATVDMTLTSAACPLTDVIEDQAKSATDGLVNELRINWVWMPPWGPDKITDDGREQLRALGFNV
- a CDS encoding AbfB domain-containing protein; the encoded protein is MPRETSRPPREEPWENGWAPDTSRAPGTRRLWLAGALAVATVAACVTAIALNDEPAGEATDARGGKALSDDETGGLISFATPSADASPSDGDGKGPKPSETASPSAGGHSASPRPQGSPSARASASAPSPAGKPSASVPASADRSVSSVNYPDRYWHIGDGLVRLDPVRGSESRQDSTFTVVKGLADSACYSFATADGTYLRHRDFVLRSERSDGSSLFRQDATFCARSSPYSGAVMLESVNYPGRYLRHQNFRIRLDPYQDSDLFRMDASFFLVAGLD